One part of the Ruegeria sp. AD91A genome encodes these proteins:
- a CDS encoding adenylate/guanylate cyclase domain-containing protein — MTDTKDWLARHGLSKYVDAFSRHEIEPGDLSELSDDDLVTIGLPLGPRRRFLKAMREENQGPAATQRASQVPNIVAERRQLTVMFIDLVGSTAISQKLDPEDLAEVLRLFKETCAAAVAAFDGHIASYYGDGIMVFFGFPHAHEDDPERAIHAGLRIIREIPEIRTHAHLEVRIGIATGLVVVGDLRGEKMFEDGTAMGETPNLAARLQSMADPGTMIVAPTTQELAGEAFEYVRRGTFQLKGFAKEVEAWQVTGTRQTVSRFLAADDARMSSLVGRTQEHETLQSKWRLACQGHGQVVSVSGEAGIGKSRLIEELRRKIPGPDHQQLRFQCSPFHDASALYPIIRQLENAAELRANDGADQKLEKISSILGDPSEGSLKLAATLLSVPFEDRLGPLDLTPEQIMKQTLEMLVNHMINSAQETPTLLLFEDAHWIDPTTKTLLDRLVNRIGDARLLMVMSYRTGFDPGWPQSHNLMHVALQQLDFVQVKEIVNDIAKGKTVPDEVYHLIAARSNGVPLFVEEVTKDLLESDLLTERADAYTLDRSTPSPPVPKTLHDALMARLDRLSSAKEVAQIGAVIGPQFSYPMIASVSRFNERALRSGLDSLVDAGIVIVSASEPEETFSYRHALIRDTAYNSLLKRERRTLHARVVEALNSSSLHDNFAEPEILAHHYTMADMPDEAIEQWYQAGQRAVERSAGIEAATQLGRAIALLKQQDDSVDRDRKETKIQTLRAGVLRSTAGIAADETGAVYARIRDLCNRLGETEQLFPVLNGLYAYHLVRGEYDLAKDVAAQLLELANLTEETHHTMIAHRAMGAVLLHIGHQDTAYDHLWQALHLYDPQQHSRLAYVYGTDHAAITSCFLSITVWLRGEPDRALEIQHQAVATAQELDHAHSLAQTLTYLCMLHLLRREPEQVYDVAARLEELATKHTFPFMKLTANVWRCWADAQITPGPETIRAMREASEAWWASGAGNYKPVFLTALAEASLTAGEPMAAQRLLDEAREQQVLTHEGWAQAETDRIQALVRSTDNTADDLFMDALKTAREQQARMFELRTAVDYVQTCGHFDCTPASPPDLREILGKIVGGAQTRDVAQAMSLLDQVKLS, encoded by the coding sequence ATGACTGATACTAAGGACTGGCTGGCCAGACACGGCTTGTCCAAATATGTCGATGCCTTTTCACGGCACGAGATCGAGCCGGGCGATCTGTCGGAACTGAGTGACGATGACCTTGTCACAATTGGCCTGCCCCTAGGACCCAGGCGCCGCTTTCTGAAAGCCATGCGGGAAGAAAACCAAGGGCCCGCAGCAACACAACGCGCAAGTCAGGTACCCAACATCGTTGCCGAGCGTAGACAGCTGACGGTCATGTTTATCGATCTTGTTGGGTCGACGGCTATATCGCAGAAACTGGACCCCGAAGATCTGGCCGAAGTTCTGAGACTGTTCAAGGAGACCTGCGCTGCTGCAGTTGCGGCTTTTGATGGTCATATCGCTAGTTACTATGGCGATGGCATCATGGTGTTTTTTGGTTTTCCGCATGCGCATGAAGACGATCCGGAACGTGCCATTCATGCAGGTCTTCGAATTATTCGCGAAATTCCGGAAATCCGCACGCATGCACATCTTGAAGTCCGCATCGGGATCGCGACCGGCCTGGTTGTCGTCGGTGACCTGCGGGGAGAGAAGATGTTCGAAGACGGCACGGCCATGGGCGAGACCCCGAACCTGGCCGCACGGCTTCAATCGATGGCTGATCCGGGTACAATGATTGTGGCGCCGACGACCCAGGAACTGGCGGGTGAAGCTTTCGAATATGTGCGCCGTGGCACTTTTCAATTGAAAGGCTTTGCCAAAGAAGTCGAAGCTTGGCAGGTCACCGGCACGCGCCAGACTGTCAGCCGCTTCCTTGCGGCAGACGACGCCCGGATGAGTTCATTGGTCGGGCGCACGCAGGAGCACGAAACCCTTCAAAGCAAGTGGAGGCTGGCCTGCCAGGGCCATGGTCAGGTGGTGTCGGTCTCGGGCGAGGCGGGTATAGGAAAGTCCAGGCTAATCGAAGAGCTTCGCCGCAAGATCCCGGGTCCAGACCATCAGCAGCTACGCTTTCAGTGTTCACCCTTCCATGATGCAAGTGCGCTGTACCCGATCATTCGCCAGCTTGAAAATGCAGCCGAACTTCGGGCTAATGACGGTGCGGACCAAAAGTTGGAAAAGATTTCCAGCATCCTGGGCGATCCTTCTGAAGGGTCACTGAAACTGGCTGCGACACTATTGTCGGTCCCATTTGAAGACAGGCTTGGCCCGCTGGATCTGACCCCTGAGCAGATCATGAAGCAGACGCTAGAAATGCTGGTCAATCATATGATCAACTCGGCGCAGGAAACCCCGACCCTCTTGCTGTTTGAAGATGCGCATTGGATCGACCCAACGACAAAGACACTGCTTGACCGGCTTGTGAACCGGATTGGGGACGCGCGCCTGCTGATGGTAATGAGTTATCGTACGGGCTTTGATCCGGGCTGGCCACAATCACACAACCTGATGCACGTCGCGCTCCAACAACTGGACTTCGTGCAGGTCAAAGAGATCGTGAACGATATTGCCAAAGGCAAAACCGTCCCGGACGAAGTTTACCATCTGATCGCCGCCAGATCCAACGGTGTCCCGCTTTTCGTGGAAGAGGTGACAAAGGATTTGTTGGAATCCGATCTTCTGACTGAACGTGCTGATGCCTATACGCTGGACCGGTCCACGCCATCGCCTCCTGTACCGAAAACACTGCACGACGCGTTGATGGCACGCCTTGACCGACTGAGCTCAGCCAAGGAAGTCGCACAGATTGGTGCTGTCATTGGCCCGCAATTCTCTTATCCGATGATTGCAAGCGTTTCCCGTTTTAATGAACGGGCGTTACGTTCCGGCCTGGATTCGCTCGTGGATGCCGGGATCGTGATTGTCTCAGCTTCAGAACCCGAGGAAACGTTCAGTTACCGCCACGCTCTCATTCGCGACACCGCTTACAACAGCCTGCTGAAACGGGAGAGGAGAACGCTTCATGCTCGTGTGGTCGAAGCACTGAACTCTTCGTCATTGCATGACAATTTCGCCGAACCGGAAATTCTGGCTCATCACTACACGATGGCAGATATGCCGGATGAAGCGATTGAACAATGGTATCAGGCCGGACAACGTGCCGTTGAACGCTCGGCCGGGATCGAAGCGGCCACTCAGCTGGGTCGTGCCATCGCGTTGCTGAAACAGCAGGATGACTCGGTTGACCGCGACCGCAAGGAAACCAAAATACAAACGTTGCGGGCTGGCGTTCTTCGCTCGACCGCTGGCATCGCGGCCGACGAAACGGGGGCGGTATATGCCCGGATCCGCGACTTGTGTAATCGGCTGGGCGAAACCGAACAATTGTTTCCCGTGCTCAACGGACTCTATGCGTATCATCTGGTCCGCGGTGAATACGACCTTGCCAAGGACGTCGCGGCGCAGTTGCTGGAACTGGCCAATCTGACCGAAGAAACGCACCACACGATGATTGCCCACCGGGCCATGGGTGCCGTCTTGTTGCATATCGGGCACCAGGACACCGCCTATGATCACCTATGGCAGGCATTGCATTTGTATGATCCTCAGCAGCACAGCCGCCTTGCCTATGTCTATGGAACGGATCATGCTGCCATTACATCGTGCTTTTTAAGCATAACAGTTTGGTTGCGCGGGGAACCTGATCGCGCACTTGAGATCCAGCATCAGGCAGTCGCAACCGCACAGGAACTGGATCACGCGCATAGTCTGGCCCAGACCCTGACGTATCTGTGTATGCTGCACCTGTTGCGGCGTGAACCGGAACAAGTTTACGACGTTGCCGCTCGCCTTGAAGAACTGGCAACCAAACACACCTTCCCCTTCATGAAATTGACGGCGAATGTCTGGCGTTGCTGGGCAGATGCGCAGATCACGCCTGGCCCAGAAACGATCCGTGCAATGCGTGAGGCGTCCGAAGCCTGGTGGGCCAGCGGGGCTGGAAACTACAAGCCGGTGTTCCTGACGGCCCTTGCCGAAGCGTCATTGACAGCGGGCGAACCGATGGCAGCGCAGCGCCTGCTGGATGAAGCACGTGAACAGCAGGTACTGACCCATGAAGGGTGGGCTCAAGCGGAAACAGATCGGATACAGGCGTTGGTGCGGTCCACGGACAATACGGCTGACGATCTGTTCATGGACGCTCTGAAAACCGCACGCGAACAGCAGGCAAGGATGTTCGAACTGCGAACAGCCGTGGATTACGTGCAAACTTGCGGCCACTTTGACTGCACACCGGCCTCGCCCCCTGATCTTCGAGAGATACTGGGAAAGATTGTCGGTGGCGCACAGACCCGCGATGTTGCGCAGGCCATGTCTTTGCTCGATCAAGTGAAACTATCGTAG